One segment of Chlamydiota bacterium DNA contains the following:
- the mecI gene encoding Methicillin resistance regulatory protein MecI has translation MGKKRYFGELEAQILNHFKKGKSFSLKEIHARFDEMAYTTIQTVLNRLVKKGILKRTKKEGIFVYFLGNTNTNLSKHFVSKFKGLFSHQMIGEFVAHLVEDENLTKEDLKEIQHIIEKKIKE, from the coding sequence GTGGGGAAAAAGCGTTATTTTGGAGAACTTGAAGCACAGATTCTCAATCATTTCAAAAAAGGCAAGAGCTTTTCATTAAAAGAAATTCATGCGCGTTTTGATGAAATGGCTTATACAACAATACAAACAGTGCTCAATCGGCTTGTAAAAAAGGGGATTTTAAAGCGGACAAAAAAGGAAGGGATTTTTGTCTATTTTCTTGGCAACACAAACACAAATTTGTCCAAACATTTTGTCAGCAAGTTTAAGGGGCTTTTTTCTCATCAAATGATTGGAGAATTTGTCGCGCATTTAGTGGAAGATGAAAATTTGACCAAAGAAGACTTAAAAGAAATTCAACACATTATAGAAAAGAAGATAAAAGAATGA